tgtgtgtgtgtgtgtgagagagagagagagagagtgtgtgtgtgagtgagtgtgtgtgtgcgtgtgtgtgtgtgtgtgcgtgtgtgtgtgcgtgtgcgtgcgtgtgtgtgtgcgtgtgtgtgtgtgtgttggagcaggactGGAACTAGCCGAGTTTGGCACCCTGCTCTAGAAGATCTGGTTTTGTCTCGTGTTGTAGGAAGTGGACCGTCTGAAGGGAGAGCTGGTGGAGATGAACCTTCACATCGTGGACAGAGCTCTTCAGGTGGTGCGCAGCGCTCTGGCCAATCAGGTGGACTGGGCCGAGATCGGTCAGATCGTGAAGGAAGCTCAGGCGGCCGGAGATCCTGTGGCCTGTGCTATTAAAGAGCTGAAGCTGCAGAGCAATCACATCACCATGCTGCTGAAGTGAGCGCTTCCAGATACACCTCATCAGATGCCTCTTCATGATGTCTTAGTTTGACTGGATCCACGTTTCTCTTTCAGAAACCCGTACGCTGGTTCTGAGGAGGGCGAGGCCGAAGACACGGACGCCAGAAAGCCTGCGGAGGCGTCAGAAGCACAGAAGGGGAAAAAGGGTAAGAACAAAGAGAAAAGAGCGAAAGGAAAAGTCGAGAAGGACAAGCCGGTTCTGGTGGACGTCGATCTGAATCTCTCGGCTTACGCCAATGCAAAGAAGTGAGTTTAGAGATGAATACTGCGATCCCACGTGATGCTCGTGTCTGACAGCTTCACTGAAATATGAATCTCTCGTCAGGTATTACGACAGCAAGAGAAGCGCGGCCAAGAAAGAGCAGAAAACTGTGGAAGCGGCACAGAAGGTCAGCAGACTCGTGACTCTCGGTGGACCGTGTGAGTTTAGTTTCGGCTGCAGGGTTTGTTAAATGTGTGCTTTGTGTTTGTCTCGACTCAAGGCCTTCAAATCTGCTGAGAAAAAGACCAAACAGACACTTAAAGAAGTGCAGACAGTGACCAGCATCCAGAAGGCCAGGAAGGTGTACTGGTAAAGACTAACACACATCCGTCTGTCGGTCCGTGGTGTTGTGTGTGCTTCTCTGATCCGGCAcgtctgtgttcaggtttgagaAGTTTCTGTGGTTCGTCAGCTCAGAGAACTACCTGATCATCGCCGGACGAGACCAGCAGCAGAACGAGATGATCGTCAAGCGCTACCTGAGAGCAGGTCAGACCCACGCTTCCTCTGCTCCCATGACGCTTTCCCGTGGGGTTGACGTTTCTCTGAATCGTGCGGTGTGATGTGTTTCCTCAGGGGATGTTTACGTTCACGCCGATCTGCACGGAGCCACGAGCTGCGTGATCAAGAACCCGTCCGGTGAGGAACCGCATGACAACAGTGTCCTTATCACTGAACTGATGTCTGTCAGATTCAGACACCCAGCAGGATCTGTGACTGAGTGTGCTTCTGTTTCTCAGGCGAGGCTGTTCCTCCGCGGACGCTCACCGAGGCCGGGACGATGGCCGTGTGCTACAGCGCGGCGTGGGACGCTAAAGTGATCACCAGCGCGTGGTGGGTTCACCATCATCAGGTGAGCGGCGGCACACACAGAAGCAGGTGTCCTGAGTTCAGACGCTCATGTGCTTGATTTCACACAGGTGTCCAAAACCGCGCCGACGGGAGAGTATCTGACCACAGGAAGCTTCATGATCAGAGGTGAATATTACTGTGCAGCGTTCGCCCATGAGTTCAGTGTCATTACATGGACAgagagatatttatatatatatattatattctgttAAATGAAGAGATCTTTCCTGTGTCTGAATCTCACTTCCAACACTAAAGTTGCTTCATATCTTGTTTAAAAGTTTGCAAAATGAAACAATTTATGTTTTGTATCACTTTTCCGCAGGGAAGAAAAACTTTCTGCCCCCTTCATATCTGATCATGGGCTTTGGGTTTCTGTTTAAGGTAAAGACGTCACCGACATGAAACGATGACATCACATCACATGACGCATTAAAGGGGTTCTGTTacgctcttttacaaagtcttggttttgttttggggatgtactagaacaggctctcatactaggttcttcgaaaaacacattatttttcacatattttttccattattacaacacctctctctcaCTCGTACATGTCACACCttcagttttccagtctctctgcATCTGTGATTGTAGGTCGACGATCAGAGTGTTTTTAGGCATCGTGGAGAGAGGAAGACGAAGacgctggaggaggaggaggaggacgtgACCTCCAGCACTGCAGATCTCCTGGAGGAAGGAGAAGAACTCTTAGGTGTCGGCACACTcacaaacatcatcatcatcatcatcatcagtgtccAGCCTTCTGTCAGTGTTCTGACggtctgtgtttggttgtgtctCAGATGAGGACAGTGAGAACGAGGGCGAGGAGAGGCGGGAGTCCAGCGGGACGCCAGATGAGATGACCACATCTGAGACAAACATCAGAGACGAGGACGAGGCAGAAGACGAGGAGCAAAGGTGCAGCATGACGGACGAACAGCCGGCCGAGGAAGAGAACGCAGCAGAAGGAGACGAGGAAGATCAGAGCGCTGAGATCAGCTTTCCAGACACCAGCATCTCACTGTCTCACCTGCAGCCCAACAGGTGACGCTCGCTCAGAcgttctgctgctgtgtgaaaaCCTGCGGTGTTTTGAGTCAGTCTGTGTCTCTCTCCACAGGACTCTTCAGAGCGACGCTTTCAAACAGGACGATTCACGTCAGGTGAGTTACAGACGGTGAGATCACGTGACACTGCCTCGAGTCAAACGATGATTAACAGATGCGTCTGTGCTGCAGGTGAACACAGAGACTCAAGGCAAGAAGCACCTGACGGCCAAACAGCGCAGGTGAGACACTAGAGACGCACGTTTCTTTTTTACAATACAGACCGAGTCAAAGCGGCTTCACAGAAATACACAGAAcaataacagaatcaatgatgcaaacttcatcaGCTATGAGAGAAAGTCACATTCATCTGTAAAACTGCCTAAAGAGACAATGGTGTCATCATTTATCTCaatgtttaattcaattattaatttaatcctTTAATATCCGCCTTCAAAAATGTGTAAACCACCAAAGAAAAGTTAATAGTGCTGTTTCAATAACAAGTTAATTAACTATGAACCAAACTCATTTGAGCTGTAAAGCAGCTCCACAGAAGACAATAGAGTCATCATTCAGATCCGTTCAGTGTTTATTCTAATCTAATAGTGCAGTCAAAGCTATAATATTACTGGATATTAAGAGTCTTGAAGCCAGTCTTGAGCAAAGACATCAGTTAGATCAGCTTAACTAGTTAATCGCCCATCGCTGTCATCAGGGAcatgaagaagaagcagaaacaggAGAACACGGATGATCCGGAGGAATCCGACTCCAAACCGCCGGAAGCTCCGAGCGTGACACAGGCGTGCAGCAACGGAGCGGCCAATCAGCCGCTGAAGAGAGGACAGAAGGTTACACACCACTTCACGTGTAACATACAGTCACGTGTTCCTGCTGTGTCACATGATGATGCTCTGACTGTTTTTCCCAGAACAAACTGAAGAAGATGAAGGACAAATACAAAGACCAGGATGAAGAGGACAGAGAGATCATGATGAAGTTACTGGGGGTAAGTGTCTCCTGAGATCCAGTACatgaacatttcacatttaaacatgAGTTTACAAGACCAACAGTGAATGCAGTGTTACCCATGAGCACTTGTGCATCTGTCATTCACACACACTGAAAACAGTCCGCAGGATCCAGTAAAGAGGAAAAAGCAAAGAAGGGCaagaaaggaaaaatgaaagaagCGGCAGTAAAGAAACCTCAACCTCATCAGAAAGAAGTCGTGAAGCCCAAAGCCGAGATCACCAGCCAGAAGAACGAAGATGCTGAAGCTGCTGAAGATCCTGCAGGAGGAGATCCAGACGTCAAGGTCGCAGCACTGATTCATGACCTGTAATATCTGACAGATCAAATACTGTACGTGTGTGATCTGTGAATGAAGAGTCGTGATTGTGTGTTGCAGGAGACGGAGGACGTGGACAATCCTGCTGCTGAGGTGAGTGAAGCCAGAAAACAAACAGGAAGAGGACTTTAAACTTCCTGCAGCCGCCGTGAATCATGTGTGTCTTCATCTGAAAGCTCTCAGCCGTCTGAGAAGAAGAGAAGCATCAGTGTGACATGCTCTGAACACAATGAACACTTGTTTCACCTTCATCTTAATTCTCTAGCTGAGCTAGTTGGGTGgttaaaaactacaaacagtAGTTGTGATATTATTCCATCAAGATTAGTTAAGAACATTTTTGATATTATTGGTCCCAGTATACTGACTTTAATTAACAGAAGCTTCAAAACAGCAGTAGTTCCAGTGGATTTTAAGCATGCTATTGTACAGCCCCTTTTGAAAAACCTCATTTGGATCCAAATGTTTTATCTAATTACAGGCCTATTTCTAAATTtccatttttatctaaaattcTAGAAAAAGACACATTAAACCAATTGCAGACCTTTCTAGTTCACAATGAGATCTTTGAGAAATTTCAGTCCGGGTTTAAATCAAGTCATTGTACAGAAACGCCCTTGTTgaaagttttaaattatatttttaattcgaTTGATTCAGGCAGCTCAGTGGTTTTAGttttactagatctcagtgcagTATTTGATACCATTGATCACAATATTCTTGCCTCTCATCTAGAAAAGATGGTGGGAACTTGAGTGGTTCAAATCCTTTCTTTTTAGTAGGAAGTTTTCAGTCCATTTTGGTCAACATTACTCTAAAACAGCCCCATTGTCTAGTGGAGTTCCACAAGGATCCGTCCTCGGCCCAGTCTTGTTTTCATCACGTGTTGCCCTTAGGTTCTACAGTTTTTTAATAAGCATGAAGTATCTTTTCATTGATACACAGATGACActcaggggaagtcgtggcctaatgtttagagtgttggacttgcaatccaagggttgtgagttcgagtctcgagccggcaggaattgtaggtgggggggggggggggtgcatgtacagttctctctccaccttcaacaccacgactgaggtgcccttgagcaaggcaccgaacccccaactgctccccgggcgccgcagcataaatgatacacactgcATCAcggtgttcacggtgtgtgtgtgttcactgctgtgtgtgtgcactttggatgggttaaaagcagagcacgaattctgagtatgggtcaccatacttggctgtatgtcacgtcactgtttTTCACTTTATATCTACCTTGTGCAGAAACAGGATAAAAGCTCTTTTTAGAGTCAATATTGAGTTGTTTACATAAAGTTAAATCTTGGATGCCACAAAATGATCTGAATTtgaaagcaaaactgaaataatcTGGTTTGGGGCTCCTGACACCCCAAAATCTTTTGAATTGTGCAATTTATCTCCCTTCTGTAAATCTATGGTGAAGAACCTTGGTGTCCAATTTGAAAGTTCTTTAAAAATTTGTGAGTATTAGCCAAGTATTGTTAAATCGTCTTCAACTGGTTCAAAATGCGGCTGCTAGGCTTTTAACAGGTACTCGTGAAAAACAGCATGGAACACTGATTTTAGCGTCACTTCAGTGGTTGCCAGTGCAGTACAGAATTGATTTTAAACTACTGATTGTTGTATATAAAGCATTGCATATTTTGGCCCCACAATATTTAGTGGCTCTCCTTCGTATACACAAACCAGCCAGGTCTCTCAGATCACATGATCCTAGTCATTCCAAGCACTAGACTGAAGCGGAGCGATGACTGGGGATTTGATTAGCAGCTCCGAAGCGCTCTACATCTCAGACTGGCTCCGTCATTTCGTTTTAAACGAAAATTGAAAGTGCATTTACTTGAATTAGCAAGAGGCTTTTATTTTATAACGTTTGTTGCTGTTGGTCATTGTTTGTCTGAAAGTTaatattgtgtcatttttatCAAGAGATTGTAGATTGGTCAATGTTACGTTGTTTtaattgtgctttttaattaaataaacacaatcacCAATGACTTATTAAtgatttcattgttttcatttcaggATGGTGAAAACATTCTGGACTCGTTGACCGGTCTGCCTCATCTGGACGACGTGTTGATGTTCGCGGTGCCGGTTTGTGCTCCTTACATGGCGCTCTCCAACTACAAGTAAGTTCTCAAGAAGCATTGAACAG
The sequence above is drawn from the Cyprinus carpio isolate SPL01 chromosome A17, ASM1834038v1, whole genome shotgun sequence genome and encodes:
- the LOC109092727 gene encoding nuclear export mediator factor Nemf, which codes for MKGRFNTVDIRAAIAEINAKCVGMRVNNVYDIDTKTYLIKLQKPDCKSVLLIESGIRIHCTEFDWPKNMMPSGFAMKCRKHLKSRRLVHVKQLGVDRIVDIQFGSDEAAYHLILELYDRGNIILTDHQFMILNLLRFRTAEAEDVKIAVRERYPVENARPQEPLISLARLTEILSEAQSGEQVKRVLNPHLPYGGSLIEHCLMAVGLPGLCKVDSQSEVTQVSPKILEALQMAEDYMEKTANFSGRGYIIQKSEKKPSMCPDEAEEELLTYEEFHPFLFCQHEKSRSVEFESFNKAVDEFFSKMESQKLDVKALQQEKHALKKLDNVRRDHEQRLEALHQAQEVDRLKGELVEMNLHIVDRALQVVRSALANQVDWAEIGQIVKEAQAAGDPVACAIKELKLQSNHITMLLKNPYAGSEEGEAEDTDARKPAEASEAQKGKKGKNKEKRAKGKVEKDKPVLVDVDLNLSAYANAKKYYDSKRSAAKKEQKTVEAAQKAFKSAEKKTKQTLKEVQTVTSIQKARKVYWFEKFLWFVSSENYLIIAGRDQQQNEMIVKRYLRAGDVYVHADLHGATSCVIKNPSGEAVPPRTLTEAGTMAVCYSAAWDAKVITSAWWVHHHQVSKTAPTGEYLTTGSFMIRGKKNFLPPSYLIMGFGFLFKVDDQSVFRHRGERKTKTLEEEEEDVTSSTADLLEEGEELLDEDSENEGEERRESSGTPDEMTTSETNIRDEDEAEDEEQRCSMTDEQPAEEENAAEGDEEDQSAEISFPDTSISLSHLQPNRTLQSDAFKQDDSRQVNTETQGKKHLTAKQRRDMKKKQKQENTDDPEESDSKPPEAPSVTQACSNGAANQPLKRGQKNKLKKMKDKYKDQDEEDREIMMKLLGSAGSSKEEKAKKGKKGKMKEAAVKKPQPHQKEVVKPKAEITSQKNEDAEAAEDPAGGDPDVKETEDVDNPAAEDGENILDSLTGLPHLDDVLMFAVPVCAPYMALSNYKYKVKLTPGTQKKGKAARTAVLSFMRGKDTSAREKDLFRSIKDTDLSRNMPGKVKVSAPNLLAAKKK